A window of the Arachis duranensis cultivar V14167 chromosome 5, aradu.V14167.gnm2.J7QH, whole genome shotgun sequence genome harbors these coding sequences:
- the LOC107488112 gene encoding uncharacterized protein LOC107488112 gives MGNSIAKDLWQKLKNRFYQGDVFKIAELQEKLFSIKQGDLSVTHYFTKLKGIREDLETFIPLPQCNCTLKCTCVFDTVSNYRKNTFVVRFLRGLNEQFGSARSNIMLMNPLPSIDSTYSMMLQQERKLLGTDIAEPSPLLSTASSNTFQSRGRGHGRGGRGRGPGGRGSSKLCAYCGKTGHLIDTCYHKYGIPPHLKKQNQINNLTTEDDDCGEPISLYENQGESSHAKFTS, from the coding sequence ATGGGTAATAGTATAGCCAAAGATCTATggcaaaaactcaaaaatcgaTTTTATCAAGGGGATGTCTTCAAGATTGCTGAGCTCCAAGAGAAGTTGTTCTCAATCAAGCAAGGTGATCTGTCTGTCACTCATTATTTCACCAAACTCAAAGGAATTCGGGAAGATTTGGAAACTTTCATACCCCTCCCACAGTGCAACTGCACACTGAAATGCACCTGTGTTTTTGACACGGTTAGCAATTATCGAAAGAATACTTTTGTGGTGCGATTCTTGAGAGGCCTCAATGAACAATTTGGAAGTGCTCGATCAAACATTATGCTCATGAACCCTCTTCCCTCCATTGATTCTACCTATTCAATGATGCTGCAACAGGAACGAAAACTCTTGGGCACTGACATTGCTGAGCCGAGCCCTTTGTTGAGCACCGCTTCATCTAACACTTTTCAGTCTCGAGGCAGAGGACACGGGAGAGGAGGTCGAGGCCGTGGTCCAGGTGGCAGAGGAAGTTCTAAGCTCTGTGCCTACTGTGGTAAAACTGGACATCTCATTGACACTTGCTACCACAAGTATGGAATACCTCCACATCTTAAGAAACAGAACCAAATCAATAATCTCACTACTGAGGATGATGATTGCGGTGAACCAATTAGCTTGTATGAGAATCAGGGGGAATCTTCGCATGCGAAGTTTACTTCATAG
- the LOC107488195 gene encoding uncharacterized protein LOC107488195 — translation MAASNTATTPSVDSASAEELSAKAVNKRYEGLVMVRTKAVKGKGAWYWAHLEPMLVHNADTGLPKAVKLRCSLCDAVFSASNPSRTASEHLKRGTCPNFNSAAKPISSVSPTVAAMASSPSPTANHNHRKRSSTSSAAATAGPATSYHVTPLAVVDPSRFCGEIAYTSSGSTAITPVGLLAQQPHLMLSGGKDDLGALAMLEDSVKKLKSPKTSPGPTLSKTQVETALDFLADWVYECCGSVSLSSLEQPKFRAFLNQVGLPAVSGRELIGGRLDSKFEEAKAESEARMRDAMFFQLSTEGWKAKSSEENGNVVKVTVNLPNGTSLYRRAVFVSGSAPSKYAEEVLRETITAICGNVVDKCVGIVADRFGSNALRNLESQNHWMVNLSCQYQAFSSLIKHLTKELPFFPTVTRNSFKIASFLNYNSPHLRNAFHKYQLQEYGHASMLRMPPPPPDSHHAFFTLGPLFDVMDDTLASARALQLLLHDEHFKILSIEDPSAREVGDIIGDVGFWNDLNAVHSLVKLVRDLAQEIESERPLVGQCLPLWEEVRAQVKEWCSKFHMADGAVEKVVERRFKKNYHPAWAAAYILDPQYLVRDTCGKYLPPFKCLTAEQEKDVDKLITRLVSREEEHIALMELMKWRTEGLDPVYARAVQMKERDPVTGKMRIANPQSSRLVWESYLTEFKSLGRVAVRLIFLHATSSCGFKLNWNVWRWVSRGQRHSTTALERVQKLIFIAAHSKLERRDFSTDEHKDAELLDFPNSDDDVLNDVLVDTSSV, via the coding sequence ATGGCGGCGAGCAACACTGCCACAACGCCTTCCGTGGACTCCGCTTCAGCAGAGGAGCTATCAGCGAAAGCCGTTAACAAGCGATACGAAGGGTTGGTCATGGTTAGGACCAAGGCAGTCAAGGGAAAAGGGGCTTGGTACTGGGCGCACCTCGAACCTATGCTGGTTCACAACGCTGACACCGGTCTTCCCAAAGCGGTGAAGCTACGCTGCTCTCTCTGCGACGCCGTTTTCTCAGCTTCCAACCCTTCTCGCACAGCCTCCGAGCACCTCAAGCGTGGGACTTGCCCCAATTTCAATTCCGCTGCCAAACCCATTTCCTCTGTTTCTCCCACCGTCGCTGCCATGGCCTCCTCTCCCTCTCCTACGGCCAACCACAACCACCGCAAGAGGAGTTCCACTTCGTCCGCCGCCGCCACGGCCGGTCCTGCTACGTCGTACCACGTGACGCCGCTGGCGGTGGTGGATCCGTCGCGGTTCTGCGGGGAGATCGCGTACACATCGTCAGGCTCCACGGCGATTACACCGGTGGGTCTGCTGGCGCAGCAGCCGCATTTGATGCTGTCGGGAGGAAAAGACGATTTGGGAGCTCTGGCTATGTTGGAAGACAGcgtgaagaagctcaagagtcCAAAAACGTCCCCCGGTCCAACGCTGAGCAAGACGCAGGTGGAGACGGCCTTGGATTTCTTGGCCGATTGGGTATACGAGTGTTGTGGTTCGGTTTCGCTTTCGAGCCTGGAGCAGCCGAAGTTCAGGGCGTTCCTGAACCAGGTTGGTTTGCCGGCGGTTTCTGGGAGGGAGTTGATTGGCGGGAGGTTGGATTCGAAGTTCGAGGAGGCGAAGGCGGAGTCGGAAGCTCGGATGAGAGACGCCATGTTCTTTCAGTTATCGACGGAAGGTTGGAAAGCAAAGAGCAGTGAGGAGAATGGGAATGTGGTGAAGGTGACTGTGAATCTGCCGAATGGGACCAGTTTGTACAGAAGAGCTGTGTTTGTGAGTGGCTCTGCTCCTTCAAAGTACGCAGAGGAGGTTCTGAGGGAGACAATCACTGCCATTTGCGGGAATGTTGTTGACAAGTGTGTTGGCATTGTTGCGGACAGATTCGGCTCCAATGCTCTCAGAAATTTGGAGTCTCAGAATCATTGGATGGTTAATCTCTCTTGTCAGTACCAAGCCTTCTCCTCTCTAATCAAGCATCTCACCAAGGAACTTCCCTTCTTTCCCACCGTCACTCGCAACTCTTTCAAGATCGCCTCCTTTCTCAATTACAACTCTCCCCATCTCAGGAATGCTTTCCACAAGTACCAATTGCAGGAGTACGGCCACGCCTCCATGCTGCGAATGCCGCCTCCCCCGCCCGACTCTCATCATGCTTTCTTCACCCTTGGCCCTCTCTTTGACGTCATGGACGACACGCTGGCTTCTGCCCGTGCCTTGCAGCTTCTCCTGCACGATGAACACTTCAAGATTCTCTCCATTGAAGACCCAAGCGCCAGGGAGGTCGGGGATATAATCGGAGACGTTGGATTCTGGAACGACTTGAACGCTGTTCACTCGCTCGTGAAACTGGTCAGGGACCTAGCTCAGGAAATTGAGTCAGAAAGGCCGCTTGTTGGTCAATGCCTTCCGTTGTGGGAAGAGGTGAGAGCCCAAGTGAAAGAATGGTGTTCTAAGTTCCACATGGCAGACGGAGCGGTGGAGAAGGTCGTCGAGAGACGCTTCAAGAAGAACTACCACCCTGCTTGGGCTGCCGCCTACATCCTGGACCCGCAGTATCTTGTGAGAGACACCTGCGGAAAGTACCTGCCGCCGTTCAAGTGCTTGACGGCGGAGCAGGAGAAGGACGTGGACAAGCTCATAACAAGGCTTGTTTCGAGGGAGGAGGAGCACATTGCTCTGATGGAGCTCATGAAGTGGAGAACGGAAGGGCTTGATCCCGTGTATGCACGCGCCGTGCAGATGAAGGAGAGGGATCCTGTTACCGGCAAGATGAGAATTGCGAACCCGCAGAGCAGTAGGCTCGTTTGGGAATCATATCTGACCGAGTTCAAGTCCTTGGGGAGGGTTGCTGTTAGGCTCATTTTTCTTCATGCAACTTCTTCTTGTGGCTTCAAATTGAACTGGAATGTGTGGAGATGGGTTTCTAGGGGGCAAAGACACTCCACCACCGCACTCGAAAGGGTGcagaaattaatattcattgctGCTCATTCCAAATTGGAGAGGAGAGATTTTTCCACTGATGAACATAAGGACGCAGAGCTTCTTGATTTCCCAAATTCTGACGATGATGTCTTGAACGACGTTCTTGTCGATACATCTTCCGTCTAG